The following proteins are co-located in the Lentimicrobium sp. L6 genome:
- a CDS encoding glycosyltransferase family 9 protein — protein MKKYLVIQTASIGDVILSTSIAEKLRATDSSCQIDYLIKKGNEGVFYGNMNINELFIWDKKKDKYKNLLTIIFQIQNEKYDAVFNLQRFFSSGMVTLFSGAKKTYGFKKNPLSLFFSKSFPHEYKEDWHEINRNHQLINHLTDEEPALPKLYPTKKDNAKMSIHKTKPYITITPASLWFTKQYPYEKWVELLKALPHHLHVYFLGGPDDSSLCNQLIKESGYVNAMNFAGKLSFVESATLMKDALMNFVNDSAAQHIASSVNAKTTTLYCSTVASFGFGPLSEDAVIIETKETLKCRPCGIHGHQSCPEGHFKCGLNIDTEQLLNRIQDAN, from the coding sequence ACCTTGTCATACAAACTGCCAGCATTGGAGATGTGATATTATCCACTTCTATTGCTGAGAAACTGAGAGCTACAGACTCTTCTTGCCAAATTGATTATTTAATTAAAAAAGGTAATGAAGGTGTTTTTTATGGCAATATGAATATTAATGAATTGTTTATTTGGGATAAGAAAAAAGACAAATATAAAAACTTGTTGACTATTATCTTTCAGATTCAGAATGAGAAATATGATGCCGTTTTCAATTTACAGCGTTTTTTTAGTAGTGGAATGGTTACTTTGTTTTCTGGAGCAAAAAAAACCTATGGTTTTAAAAAAAATCCGCTCTCCCTTTTCTTCTCCAAATCCTTTCCTCATGAATACAAAGAAGATTGGCATGAGATCAATAGAAATCATCAGTTAATTAATCACCTTACTGATGAGGAGCCTGCACTTCCAAAGCTTTACCCTACTAAAAAGGATAATGCTAAAATGTCTATTCATAAAACCAAACCTTATATTACAATTACGCCTGCAAGCCTTTGGTTCACTAAGCAATATCCTTATGAAAAATGGGTGGAGCTTTTGAAAGCACTCCCTCACCATCTTCATGTTTATTTTCTTGGAGGACCAGATGACAGCAGTCTTTGTAATCAATTAATTAAAGAAAGTGGCTATGTAAATGCCATGAATTTTGCTGGAAAATTATCTTTTGTGGAGTCTGCAACATTAATGAAAGATGCTTTGATGAATTTTGTAAATGATTCCGCAGCTCAACATATAGCCTCCTCTGTAAATGCCAAGACTACAACTTTATATTGCAGCACTGTTGCTAGCTTTGGTTTTGGTCCTCTTTCTGAGGATGCTGTAATTATCGAAACCAAAGAAACATTAAAGTGTCGCCCTTGTGGTATTCATGGTCATCAATCTTGTCCTGAAGGACATTTTAAATGTGGATTAAATATTGATACGGAACAACTATTAAATCGAATTCAAGATGCAAACTGA
- a CDS encoding L-threonylcarbamoyladenylate synthase translates to MQTDIKKAIEVLKKGGTILYPTDTVWGIGCDATNNKAVSKIYSLKNRSEKKSMIVLLDDVSRIKDYVANYPEQASDLIRDYHKPLTIVFEGAKGLAKGLIADDGTIAIRVVKHDFCKQLIKELGKPLVSTSANISGDPTAAVFRDITDFIKSKVNYVVEFEQGNLSPANPSTVIKMDSTGSYKVLRS, encoded by the coding sequence ATGCAAACTGATATTAAAAAAGCCATCGAAGTATTGAAAAAGGGTGGAACTATTCTTTATCCAACAGATACTGTTTGGGGAATAGGTTGTGATGCTACTAATAATAAAGCTGTTTCTAAAATTTACAGTCTTAAAAACAGATCAGAAAAGAAAAGTATGATCGTTCTTCTTGATGATGTAAGTAGAATTAAAGATTATGTGGCTAATTATCCTGAACAAGCCTCTGATTTAATCAGAGATTATCATAAGCCTTTAACCATTGTTTTTGAAGGAGCAAAAGGATTAGCAAAAGGCCTTATTGCTGATGACGGTACGATAGCTATTAGAGTAGTGAAACATGATTTTTGCAAACAATTGATTAAAGAACTGGGAAAACCATTGGTTTCCACCTCTGCAAATATTTCTGGTGACCCTACTGCTGCAGTTTTTAGAGATATTACAGATTTTATTAAATCTAAAGTCAACTATGTTGTAGAGTTTGAACAAGGTAATTTATCACCTGCCAACCCGAGTACTGTTATTAAAATGGATAGTACTGGTAGTTATAAGGTTCTTAGGTCCTAA